The following are encoded in a window of Bdellovibrionota bacterium genomic DNA:
- the ruvX gene encoding Holliday junction resolvase RuvX encodes MRYLALDYGEKRIGLAVSDPLGLTAQPIGFLPHDSKFFDELRKIIKDKDVSDFVVGYPRKLNGEPGPAARSVEEFSKLLQEEFRKPIHFWDERMTTAESEKTLIQADVRRAKRKELRDAMAASLLLQGFLQSRHSPS; translated from the coding sequence GTGCGATACCTTGCGCTCGATTACGGCGAGAAAAGAATCGGTCTGGCGGTGAGTGATCCGTTGGGACTCACGGCCCAGCCGATCGGTTTTTTGCCGCACGACTCGAAGTTCTTCGACGAGCTTCGGAAGATCATCAAAGATAAAGACGTGTCGGATTTCGTCGTCGGTTACCCCCGCAAGCTCAACGGCGAGCCGGGGCCCGCGGCCCGGAGCGTCGAAGAGTTTTCAAAACTTCTTCAGGAGGAATTCCGGAAACCGATCCACTTCTGGGATGAACGAATGACCACCGCCGAATCGGAAAAAACATTGATTCAGGCCGACGTCCGGAGGGCTAAACGGAAAGAACTCCGGGATGCCATGGCCGCCTCTCTTCTTCTTCAAGGCTTTCTTCAGAGCCGTCATTCTCCATCGTGA